The Bosea sp. 685 DNA window TGCACGGGAATGCCGACGAGATGCGGCAGCAGCGCCAATGGCCAGCGTGCGGTCGGGCGAGAGCGGGCCTCGACCATCGCGACAGGGCGCATGCCATGGGTGAGGCAGGTGGCGATGGCCGAGAGGCTCACCAGCTCCGTGCCGACGATCACGGGGCGGCGAAACGGGATCATGCCCTGCAGATGGACATAGGCCTGCAAGGCGCCCGTATTGATCACGCCGACCGGGCGCGTGCCGGTCACGAGCCTGGCCGAGCGTGGCGTCTCGCGGATGCCGGTCGCCAGCAGGACGCGCTTGGCCCTCACTGCGATACGGCCATCAGGCGTCGCCAGTTCGAGGAGCCCTTCCGGATGCAGGGCGACCACCGCATGATTGAGCCTGATCTCGACGCCGGCCTGCAGCGCATGGCGGACGAGGCGTCGCGCATAGGCCGGGCCGGTGAGGATGCGGCCGAACTCCCGCAAGCCGAAGGGCGGGTGGCCGCAATGCCGCGGCACGCCGCCGGCCTCGGCGTCACGATCGAAGACGACGACCTGCCCGATGCCGCGGCGCTTCAATTCGATAGCGGCCGACAGGCCCGCCGGCCCGCCGCCGATCACGGCGACATCGACGCTCAGGACGTTTGCCGGCTCAGTCATGGCTCGCCTCAGTCATGGCCAGCTCGATCATGGCAATGTCCCACGGCCAGGGGCACGGGAAAACGCCCCTCGGTGAGGCTCGCCAGCCGCGCGCTGCAATTGAAGCCCTGGCAGCAGCCCATTCCGGCGCGGGTGCGGCGCTTCAGGCCACCGATGTCGCCGGCGGGCAGGGGCCCGTCGAGCGCCGCCTCGATCTCGCGCCGCGTGACCATCTCGCAATGGCAGATGATCTCGCCATAGCCCGGCCGTGTCCAATCGCGGTCCTCATGTTCCGCGAGCATGGGCACTGCCGGCCAGGCTGGATCGGCGATCGGGCTGTGCGTATGGCCGCTCGCCCAGAGCCGGCCGACATGGCGGGCAAGCCCCAGCGCTGCCGTCAGCCCGGTCGAGCGTATGCCTCCGATCGTGATCAGGTGCCGCTCAGTGTCGTGCCTGACGCGATATTCCTTGCGTTCCGTGGCTGGCCTCAACCCGGCATAGATCGCCGTCACCGGCATTCCGGCGAGTGCGGGGAGGATCGCCTCGGCCTTCTGCTTCAAGCTTTCGAGCGTCGCCATGTCGACCTCGGCCCGGTCGCGCTCGTCCTGCTCTTCCGCCGTCGGGCCGACCAGGAGGTTGCCGAAGATCGTCGGCGTGAGCACGATCCCCTTGGTGCGCTCGCTCGGGATGGGGAGGATGATGGTGCCGAGCAGGCGCGCCGCCGCCTTGTCGAAGACCACGAACTGCCCCTTTCGCGGCTTGATCGTGAAATGCGTCTGACCGGTCAGGCGCTCATCGACGATGTCACCGTAGAGCCCGGCGCAGTTGACCACCGTGGTCGCCGCCAGCTCGCCCGTCGAAGTGGACAGTCGCCAGCCCCGCCCGTCGAACTGGCCCGAGAGCAATTCGGTGCTGCGGCGGATCTCGGCGCCGTTCGCCAGGGCTTGGAGCAGATAGGCCAGCGGCGCGGACCAGGGATCGATCAGATGCTCGCGCGGCACGAGCAGGCTGCCGAGCGCATCTGCCGACAGATGCGGCTCGCGCGCCTGCAATGCGTTGCGATCCAGCCTGCGGACATCGCTGATGCCGTTATCGCGCGCGGTTTGCTCGATCTGGTCGAGGCGGCCGATCTCGTCATCGGTCCAGGCAACGACGACCGCTCCCGTCTCCAGGATGGGGAGACGCAAACGCGTGCGAATATCGATGTATTCCTGGTAGCCCTCCTGCATGCAGGCGAGCTCCAGGCTATCGGGCGGGGCGTCGAAGCCGGTGTGCAGGATAGCGCTGTTGCCCTTGCTGGCGCCGGACAGGATATCCGTCGCCTTTTCCAGCAGCACGACCTTCGCGCCCGCCAAGGTGAGATGGCGCGCCACGGCGCATCCGACGACGCCACCGCCGATAATCGCCACATCGAAAGGGCTGGGCTGAAGCATGGTCGCGGTCACGTCGGCCCCGGAGAAAGATAGATGGCCATGCTAAGTTGCCGCGCGGTATCGGTCAATCATATCCACATAAAATGACCGAACGGTCGAATATAGTTGTAAAATCATCGGAACGAGCGGCAAACTCTCGCTGAGGTCGGCTGATCAGGTTGATGCCGGAGTGCGTTACGCGTCACTGCACAGCGGCCTTGAGGGCATTCTGGTTCACTCTGGGTGTGGCCCGTGTGGGTTGTACGGATGACTAATCAGTCATTAATTGAGTCGTAATTTGACAGATCAGTCACTCTCGAAAACGCTCACATCTAGCTCACGCCGTTTTAGCTCACGCCGTCTGTAGGGCTCGCGGGCCCGCTGTTCCGGGCCATTGCCTTCACGTTGGAGGCGGCCATCAGGGCGTTGCGGATGTTGTTCAGGTGCCGGACCATGGCGGCGCTCGCCTTCCGCGGATTCCTTGCCCGGACGGCCTCGTAGATGTCCTCATGATCCTTGAGCCACATCGGGCGGTAATCCTCCATCCGCATGTAGGTGTGGATTTCCTGCCAGATCCGGGACTCGATCTGTCCGCGCCACAGGGAATCGCAGATCGAGACCAGGGCGCCGTTCCCGGTTGCTTCGGCCAGCAGGATATGGAAGCGGTGGTCGGAGGTGTCGGCCTCTTTCCCCTGGGCATGCTCCCAGCGCATCATCGCCAGGGATTCCGCTAGCTGCGCGAGGATCGTCTCCGAGGCGCGCTGGGCGGCGATCGTGACGATATGCGGTTCGATGAGCTGGCGAGCCTCCAGATTCTCGAACGGCCCGAACCCCTGCAGGGCCTGCACCTCCGGCGCCTCGTGCCGGCTGATGACATAGGCGCCGCTATTGCTGCGTACCTTCAGCATGCCGGCCATCGCCAGGGACAAAATGGCCTCGCGGATCGTCGGCCGGGAGACGCCGAACATCTTCGCCAGGTCGCGTTCGGCGGGCAGGCGCTGCCCGATCTTGTAGCTGGCTTGGACCATGGCGGCGATTTGCCGGGCCACGATCTCGAAGCTCCGCGGCGGGGAATGTGGGGGTTCAAGGAGCATGCCGGACTGAATCATCCGATTTTTTAGGTTTGACAAGCTGTCGCGGCAGAGACAGTTTGGTCATACCAATCTGGACTGACCAAAAAACCGCGACCGCGCCCTTCCCCGTGCTGGAATCGTGGTCCGGTTCAAGCGAAGCGAGGGGTGATCTCGTATGTCGAACCCGAAGCCGAATTCGGCGGAAGCGCGGGACGTGCTGTTTCATCTGCACTCGCAGACCAACCCCGGGCTCCATGCAGAAATTGGGCCGCTGATCATGGAGCGCGGCGAGGGCGTCTATGTCTTCGACAGTCACGGCAAGCGCTATCTCGAGGCCATGGCCGGGCTCTGGTGCACGTCGCTTGGTTTCTCGGAGGCGCGACTGAAAGCGGCCGCGGCCGCCGCCTATGACAAGTTCGGCTTCTACCACAGCTTCAACCACAAGACGCCGGACCTCGCGATCGACCTGGCCGAACAGCTGGTTGCGCTGTCTCCGATACCTGATGCGCAGGCCTATTTCGCGACATCGGGCTCCGAAGCGACCGAGACGATGGTCAAGCTGGCCTGGGTCTATCATGCCGCACGCGGCAGGCCGGCGAAGCGCAAGATCATCGCGCGCGACCGGGGTTTCCACGGTTCGACCATCGTCGCGGCTTCCATGTGCGGTTTGCCGCGGATGCATCGCGAATACGGGCTGCCGCTGCCCGGCTTCCTGCATACGCATTGTCCCGATGCCTATCGCGTCTCCCTGCCCGGGGAGACGGAGGAGGCCTTCACCGACCGCCTGGCTGCCGATCTGGAGGCGATGATCCTGGCTGAGGGTCCCGACACCGTCGCCGCCTTCATCGCCGAGCCGATCAATGCCGGCGGTGGCATCATCGTGCCGCCCAGGGGCTATTTCGCGAAGATCGAGGCGGTGCTGCGCCGCCATGACATCCTGATCCTGGCCGACGAGGTGGTCTGCGGCTTCGGGCGCACCGGCAATTGGTTCGGTTGTCAGACCGTGGGTATGCAGCCCGATATGATGGCGCTCGCCAAGGGGCTGTCCTCCTCATACTTCCCGATCTCCGCCGTATTGCTCGGGCGGCCGATCCGGGACGCGCTGGCGGAGATGAACAAGGCGGGTGAGCTGTTTGGCCATGGCTTCACCAATTCCGGCCATCCGGTCGGTGCCGCCGTGGCGCTGGAGACGCTGCGCATCTACCACGAGATGGATGTCGTCTCGCATGTCCGGGAGATGGGCGCGCGGCTGAAGGCCGGGCTGGAGGCGATCGCCGCCCGCTCCGATATCGTGGGGCAGGTGCGCGGCGAAGGCTTGATGATCGGTGTCGAGCTCGTGGCCGATCCGTTGACCCGAGCCGCCTTCGAGCCGGCGCTCAAGGTCGGCGCGATGTTCGATGCGCAGGCGCTGCAGAACGGGCTGATCATTCGCGCGATGGGCGACACGATCGGCTTCTGCCCGCCGCTGATCATCAATGCCGCCGAGATCGACGAGACCCTGGACCTCTTCGCGCGCACGCTGCGTACGGTGGAAGCGCAAGTCCAAACCCACCCCAGCCAAATCCGCCCTGGCCAAGCCGCGGAGTAGCCGCCCGTCCCCGATACTGTGAGGAGAGCTTCATGCGCCGTCGAGACCTGCTTCGTTCTACGCTTGGCGCTGGTTTCAGCGCTGCTCTCGGATACTCCCTCGCAACGCCCTCGATCGCGCGGGCGCAAGCCGCGCGGACGCTGCGGTTCGTGCCGCAAGCCGATGCGGCGATCCTGGACCCGATGATCACCACCGGGCTGGTCAACCGCAATCACGGCTTCCTGGTGTTCGACACGTTATATGGCGTGAACGAGCAGCTTCAGCCCCAGCCGCAGATGGTCGCGGGCCATGTCGTGGAGGACGACGGCAAGACCTGGGTGATGACCCTGCGCGAAGGCCTGAAGTTCCACGACAACGAACCGGTGCGCGCACGCGACGTGGTCGCCAGCCTGCGCCGCTGGGCGTCCCGCGACGCCTTTGGCAATTCGCTGTTCAATGTGGTGGACGAGATTTCGGCGCCGGACGACCGCACCGTGCGCTGGCGCCTGAAGAAGCCGTTCCCCATGCTGCCGGAAGCGCTGGGCAAGGTCGGTGCGATCGTGGCCTTCATCATGCCGGAGCGGTTGGCCCTGACGGACAGCGCGATGCCGGTGAAGGAACTGGTCGGGAGCGGTCCCTTCCGTTTTCAGGCGGACCAGCATGTACCGGGTGCGCGGCTGGTCTATTCGCGTTTCGAGAATTATGTGCCTCGGCCGGATGGCGCATCCAGCCTGCTGGCCGGGCCGAAGCTGGCGCATTTCGACCGGGTCGAATGGCAGGTCATTCCGGACGCCGCGACTGCTGCAGCCGCCCTGCAGCAGGGCGAGGTGGATTGGTGGGACCAGCCGATCGTCGATCTGCTCCCGACGCTGCGGAACAACAAGGCGCTCAAGGTCGAGTTGCTGGATCCGTTCGGCAATGTCGGAGTGTTGCGCTTCAATCATACCTTGCCGCCCTTCAACAACCCGGCGATCCGGCGCGCGGTGCTGTCTGCCCTCAGCCAGCGCGATTTCATGGCCGCCATCGCCGGGGACGACCAGAGTCTGTGGCGCGACAAGGTCGGCTTCTTCGCGCCGAGCTCGAACATGGCGAGCGAGGAGGGCATGCAGGCGCTCAACGGCCCGCGTGATCTCGCGGCCGCCCGCAAGGCGATCCAGGAGGCCGGCTACAAGGGCGAGAAAGTGCTGCTGATGGCGCCGGGCGACTTCCCCGTCATCGGCGCGATGAGCGAGGTCGCCGCCGATCTGTTCCGCAAGCTGGGCTTCGATGTCGACTATGTGGTGATGGACTGGGGTTCGATGCTGCGCCGCATGGGGAACCGCGAGACACCGGAGAAAGGCGGCTACAACGCCTTCTGCACCTATTCGGCGGGCGTCACGCATCTGAACCCCTCGGCCCATAATTTTCTGCGCGGCAGCGGTGACAAGGCGACCTTCGGCTGGGCGTCCAGCCCGAAGCTCGAGGAGCAGCGGGATGCCTGGTTCGGCGCGCCGGATGCGGCGGCACAGCAGAAGATCGGCGTGGAGATGCAGCGTCAGGCCTTCATCGACGTGCCTTATGTGCCGCTCGGCGTGTTCTATCAGCCCACGGCCTACAAGAAGGAGCTGACCGGAATCTTGAAAGGCCTGCCCCTGTTCTGGAATGTCAGCCGCTCCTGACGCGCGGCCCAATCTGTCTTCGAGGATACTGGATGCTTCCCATCACTGGTTATGTCGACCGCTGGAGCGTGCGCCCGAACGAGGAGCTGAGCTTCATGATCAGCGTGCGCGGCGGCGGGCGCTACTCCGCCCGGGTGGCGCGCGTGCTGTGCGGCGATCCCAATCCCAAGGGGCCTGGATATTGTGAAGTGCCAGTGCTCTGGTCTCTGGAGGGGGAGCATCAGGGGCAGGAGCAGCCGATCGCCAAGGGCTCCTGGATCGATGTTGCGAAGCTCGATCTCGACGCAGGCAAGCGCTTCATCGCCTTCGCCGCGACGGTGTGGCCGACCCGGCTGGAGGCTGGCGCGCAATCGGTCCTGAATTGGGCAGGTGAGGGCGCAGCGCTGACCTTGGGTATCGGCCAAGGCGGTGCGTTTTGCCGCCTGAGCACATCGGCGGGGCTGATCGCGCTAGAGACCGAGATGCCCCTGACCGAGCGCGCCTGGCATGACATTGCCTGCGTGTTCGATGCGCAGACCGGAGAGCTCACGCTCGGGCAGGCGCCCCGCAAGATCCGGCTGGACAGGGACGAGCGGCGGCAGCGCAGCGCGGCTGCCGTGGCCGGACCATTCGGCGGCGCGGGCTGTGCCGCTATCGCGGCCGAACGCGTTGGGGCGGGTGTCGGCGCGCATTTCAACGGCAAGATCGAGCGGCCGCGCATCCTTGACGGTGCGGCCGGGCTGCAAGCCGTGCTGGAAGCGCAAGCCTCCAGTCGCACCACACCACCGGACCAGATCATCGCCGAATGGGATTTCTCCCTCGGCATCCCGACCGATATTGCGACCGATATCGGTCGGGATAGGCGGCATGGCCGTTGCGTGAATCTGCCGACGCGCGCCATGACCGGTTCGCGCTGGACCGGCGCATTGCATCGCTGGACCGAAGCGCCGGCGGAGTGGGCCGCGATCCATTTCCACGACGACGATATCGGCGATGCCGGCTGGACGCCTTCGCTGCGCTTCGTCGTGCCCGAGACCTGGGTCAGCGGCGTCTATGCCTTGCATCTGGAGAAGGATGGGGTTCGCGACAACATCGTGTTCTATGTTCGCGCCGCGGTGCCTGGCTCGCAGGCCAAGGTCGCCTTCCTGGCGCCGACCTTCAGCTACACTGTCTACAGCCAGTATCAGAAGGCAGGCCGGCAGGCCTTGATCACCGAGCGCTCGCTCGCCTGGGGTGCGCTGGCTCAGGCGCCCGACGGCCATCCGGAATACGGTGTCTCGCCCTATAATTTCCACTCCGACGGCAGCGGCGTCGTGATGTCGACGATGCGCCGGCCGCTGATCGATAAGCGCGTCAACCAGATTCACCTCATGGATCCCAGCCCCGACAGCTCGGGCCTGTATTGGGTATCGGCCGACAGCTACATCACGGATCTTCTGTCTCGGCAGGAGATTCCGTTCGAGGTGATCACTGATCATGACGTGCATGCGGAAGGCGTCGATCTGCTGTCGAAATATCAGGTCGTCCTGACCGGGCAGCATCCGGAATATCACACGACCCAGACGCTCGATGCCCTGGCTGCCTATCTGGAAGGCGGCGGGCGCTTCGTCTATCTCGGCGGCAACGGCTTCTACTGGAAGGTCGTGCCGCATGCCGACGGCCCTT harbors:
- a CDS encoding NAD(P)/FAD-dependent oxidoreductase, which translates into the protein MTEPANVLSVDVAVIGGGPAGLSAAIELKRRGIGQVVVFDRDAEAGGVPRHCGHPPFGLREFGRILTGPAYARRLVRHALQAGVEIRLNHAVVALHPEGLLELATPDGRIAVRAKRVLLATGIRETPRSARLVTGTRPVGVINTGALQAYVHLQGMIPFRRPVIVGTELVSLSAIATCLTHGMRPVAMVEARSRPTARWPLALLPHLVGIPVHYRTEIAAIEGNGRVDSVTLQKQDGERTTLACDGVLFTGGFVPEASLVRLSHLTLDTHSSGPRIDQFGRCSDSLYFAAGNLLRAVETAGWSFREGRRIAGYIADDLQGNLAKAERLIPVIPGRDIKLAVPQQIALPGLLAGARSIELRVQEASTGHLEVSANGRTLLRKSLSALPEWRILLDLKELGLPDDATEIRVEMRP
- a CDS encoding NAD(P)/FAD-dependent oxidoreductase, whose translation is MLQPSPFDVAIIGGGVVGCAVARHLTLAGAKVVLLEKATDILSGASKGNSAILHTGFDAPPDSLELACMQEGYQEYIDIRTRLRLPILETGAVVVAWTDDEIGRLDQIEQTARDNGISDVRRLDRNALQAREPHLSADALGSLLVPREHLIDPWSAPLAYLLQALANGAEIRRSTELLSGQFDGRGWRLSTSTGELAATTVVNCAGLYGDIVDERLTGQTHFTIKPRKGQFVVFDKAAARLLGTIILPIPSERTKGIVLTPTIFGNLLVGPTAEEQDERDRAEVDMATLESLKQKAEAILPALAGMPVTAIYAGLRPATERKEYRVRHDTERHLITIGGIRSTGLTAALGLARHVGRLWASGHTHSPIADPAWPAVPMLAEHEDRDWTRPGYGEIICHCEMVTRREIEAALDGPLPAGDIGGLKRRTRAGMGCCQGFNCSARLASLTEGRFPVPLAVGHCHDRAGHD
- a CDS encoding FadR/GntR family transcriptional regulator, with protein sequence MIQSGMLLEPPHSPPRSFEIVARQIAAMVQASYKIGQRLPAERDLAKMFGVSRPTIREAILSLAMAGMLKVRSNSGAYVISRHEAPEVQALQGFGPFENLEARQLIEPHIVTIAAQRASETILAQLAESLAMMRWEHAQGKEADTSDHRFHILLAEATGNGALVSICDSLWRGQIESRIWQEIHTYMRMEDYRPMWLKDHEDIYEAVRARNPRKASAAMVRHLNNIRNALMAASNVKAMARNSGPASPTDGVS
- a CDS encoding aspartate aminotransferase family protein, coding for MSNPKPNSAEARDVLFHLHSQTNPGLHAEIGPLIMERGEGVYVFDSHGKRYLEAMAGLWCTSLGFSEARLKAAAAAAYDKFGFYHSFNHKTPDLAIDLAEQLVALSPIPDAQAYFATSGSEATETMVKLAWVYHAARGRPAKRKIIARDRGFHGSTIVAASMCGLPRMHREYGLPLPGFLHTHCPDAYRVSLPGETEEAFTDRLAADLEAMILAEGPDTVAAFIAEPINAGGGIIVPPRGYFAKIEAVLRRHDILILADEVVCGFGRTGNWFGCQTVGMQPDMMALAKGLSSSYFPISAVLLGRPIRDALAEMNKAGELFGHGFTNSGHPVGAAVALETLRIYHEMDVVSHVREMGARLKAGLEAIAARSDIVGQVRGEGLMIGVELVADPLTRAAFEPALKVGAMFDAQALQNGLIIRAMGDTIGFCPPLIINAAEIDETLDLFARTLRTVEAQVQTHPSQIRPGQAAE
- a CDS encoding ABC transporter substrate-binding protein, with protein sequence MRRRDLLRSTLGAGFSAALGYSLATPSIARAQAARTLRFVPQADAAILDPMITTGLVNRNHGFLVFDTLYGVNEQLQPQPQMVAGHVVEDDGKTWVMTLREGLKFHDNEPVRARDVVASLRRWASRDAFGNSLFNVVDEISAPDDRTVRWRLKKPFPMLPEALGKVGAIVAFIMPERLALTDSAMPVKELVGSGPFRFQADQHVPGARLVYSRFENYVPRPDGASSLLAGPKLAHFDRVEWQVIPDAATAAAALQQGEVDWWDQPIVDLLPTLRNNKALKVELLDPFGNVGVLRFNHTLPPFNNPAIRRAVLSALSQRDFMAAIAGDDQSLWRDKVGFFAPSSNMASEEGMQALNGPRDLAAARKAIQEAGYKGEKVLLMAPGDFPVIGAMSEVAADLFRKLGFDVDYVVMDWGSMLRRMGNRETPEKGGYNAFCTYSAGVTHLNPSAHNFLRGSGDKATFGWASSPKLEEQRDAWFGAPDAAAQQKIGVEMQRQAFIDVPYVPLGVFYQPTAYKKELTGILKGLPLFWNVSRS
- a CDS encoding N,N-dimethylformamidase beta subunit family domain-containing protein; the protein is MLPITGYVDRWSVRPNEELSFMISVRGGGRYSARVARVLCGDPNPKGPGYCEVPVLWSLEGEHQGQEQPIAKGSWIDVAKLDLDAGKRFIAFAATVWPTRLEAGAQSVLNWAGEGAALTLGIGQGGAFCRLSTSAGLIALETEMPLTERAWHDIACVFDAQTGELTLGQAPRKIRLDRDERRQRSAAAVAGPFGGAGCAAIAAERVGAGVGAHFNGKIERPRILDGAAGLQAVLEAQASSRTTPPDQIIAEWDFSLGIPTDIATDIGRDRRHGRCVNLPTRAMTGSRWTGALHRWTEAPAEWAAIHFHDDDIGDAGWTPSLRFVVPETWVSGVYALHLEKDGVRDNIVFYVRAAVPGSQAKVAFLAPTFSYTVYSQYQKAGRQALITERSLAWGALAQAPDGHPEYGVSPYNFHSDGSGVVMSTMRRPLIDKRVNQIHLMDPSPDSSGLYWVSADSYITDLLSRQEIPFEVITDHDVHAEGVDLLSKYQVVLTGQHPEYHTTQTLDALAAYLEGGGRFVYLGGNGFYWKVVPHADGPWSFELRRAEGGIRLWETLPGESYHAFDGSYGGLWRRLGRAPQALVGVGFSTQGEYKGFPYTFLDGILDPRVAFMRDGMEQTAVPGQVFGERGLMGGGAAGHELDRADEMLGTPAHAIIIGRAVVEDPTYQPVNEERRDHTWPAAREDIIRSDLTFFETRNGGAVFSVGSMNFIGALPIDGYVNPVAKLVTNVVRRFADPAPFPAPKAAVD